A window of Gambusia affinis linkage group LG03, SWU_Gaff_1.0, whole genome shotgun sequence genomic DNA:
tttgtcaCTATATTTCAAATGATTATTAATGATCTATTCTTGGCTTCTCTGGAAACCGTCCTGTAAATATGGTTTCCAGGATGTTTTGTGGATGAAGGATCTCTGACTCTTGTTTTTTCAGGACTTCTTTTGTGAATTCAGTGAGCAGTCACCCTGTGTGCTCTCCAGGTCTCTTCTCCAGGTATGAAAATATGAGTCATCTCTATTGTCCTCACAGATAGTGTtgaaaaaatacctaaaaatgatttaacacatttccttaaaactAAACTTATTGGATTTCATTTAGTAATTTATTATGAACTTTTTGAATTAGAACAGGTTTTTTTCAGTCCTTTGACTGCAAGGAATTATTTCCTTTTCAAGTTGGCATGAGTATGAGGGATTTGAGAACCGTGTCTTTTACCCACTCCTCAAATTGGGAAAGACAAGTGCATTCTGTACTCATCATAAGGCACATGAGCATTGATCTTCATTAGTAATAAAATGACCACAggaaaatagctttttatttttattgggagGAGACACAGCATTATGAATGACACTAACAATCTAACTAATAATCTTTTTGAGGTTTGCATCATGGAAATTCCCAGTTGTGTCATTAGGTGGATTTAGTTGctacataaaaatgttgctatttGATTGCAGAATTTTATGTAGATTATTGCAAATCCTTTCAAAAATTCATTAGTCGTGGGGTTCCTCATGGTTCTGTACTAGGGCCACTTCAAAACCAGAGCACCACTCCCTTTTGTGGCAACCACTGAATCCAAATGTtataaattaacatatttaaagctCACATAGCTGACTTCTTTGTCTGGGCTTTTCTAAATGGTTAAAGACCTAATAATCTTGATGTaggaaaacttctgactttaaagaaagtcacaaaacatgttttttttccacaatgctTTGGGATttgtcaaacacaaataatattgATAATCCTAAGtgacctgaaacagaaaatgtttcatctgatttaatgtgaagacattgagaaaaaatgtaaatgtttttttggtttttttttctttgaagtgCATGTAAGTCTCTTCTTTTCAGACGACGTTCCTGATAGACAATAAGAAAGTGTTCGGCACTCACCTGATGCAGGATATGATTAAAGATGCCCTGAGATACTTTGTTAGCCCGCCAGTCCTCTCCTACAAGTAAGTGTTTGTTAAAAGTAAGGTATTATGATTATTACAATATTATAATCAGTAGATTATGAGTATTGTGTAcagtctttgtttctgtcagcaGTTTAGCTGCATTTAAGGTTAGGATTAGTGTTGTCTTTAGTaaataatgtgatttttgtgtCCAGATGTTGTCTCTTCAACAACCACCAGGCCAAGGACTACATCGACTCCTTTGTTACTCACTGCTCCAGGGTATATTCTAGACATTCAAATTTGTGCATTGATGTACTTCCTGGGATTTTAGCACATTTGCTTTGATCATTAGTGCCGTTACAGGGAGCTGTGCCTAATGAGATATGATTATTCCATATCAACGGCTGTGGTTTCATAACTGATAGGTACTTTTTCTTGAACCTACATAAAAGAACCACAGGCAAcgtatatgaattttatgacaaagcttttgcaaaaggagaagtctccgatAGCAGCTTCTCCAAGCCGTACACAGAGAGTTCTGATATCCTTCCACGCGAGcccctgttttattgtcaaaaacagccaagggggcagttagtaaaaacaacagaggtcgtaaaacatgtaacctaaacaACCAGCAACCCAATTCCAGGTGTGATAACTGATCTACGATCTGAGCCCGGTTCAAATCTCGGTCAAGCTGTTAACTAGACAAAATacaactgctcacatgaagataaagagacaatcctgacctccaggtcagttTATACACACATAAGGAAGAGAGCACTTTAATCAGACTGAATGtgaactaaagtaataacaaaatgataataccgaaaattctctaacaatAACACTTCCACTGAAACCTGCTGTTTTCCGGTGCAGCCTTTCTGCAACCTCATCCAGATCCACGGACACAACCGAGCTCGGCAGAGAGACAAACTGGGCCATATTCTTGAAGAGTTTGCTACTCTACAGGATGAGGTGAGATTCAGTCCTTTTAGAGGTTAAAATGACTGATAATattagtgttttgttgtgtGTATCACAATCTAGATTAGCTTGGAGAGTTTAGGTGCTATATAagatattcattttttttgtcctcttcaGGCTGAGAAGGTGGATGCAGCACTGCACAGCTTACTGATGAAATTGGAGCCTCAACGGCAACATTTGGCCTGTCTCGGCACCTGGATCCTCTATCATAACCTGAGGATCATGATCCAGTATCTCTTGAGTGGTTTTGAACTGGAGCTTTACAGCATGCATGAATACTATTACATCTACTGGTTGGTGctcatgtatatttttaatttgactttatctaaaaaatatatatatacataaaaaaactcatcagctgtttttgtttgctttgcgGTTGTAGGTACTTGTCAGAGTTCCTCTATGCATGGCTGATGTCGACACTAAGCAGAGCTGACTCCTCTCAGATGGCGGAAGAGCGGATTCTGGAGGAACAGCTGAAAGGACGGAGCAGCAAAAagaccaagaagaagaagaaaggtgCAGTTTTAAGTCTAACCTAAGCATGATTCGGAACGTCACGTTTCCATGTGGAAGTGACACGAGGCACCAGAGCACTGAAActgctttattttgctttgcAGTTCGTCCTCTCGGCAAAGAGATCACCATGAGTCAAGCGTACCAGAATATGTGTGCTGGCATGTACAAGGTgggaaacaataaattatgtttttgacaCCCTTCCTGACATGCTAAAGGACAAGTTGTCCATGTTCTTCCTGCTTCTCTTCTGTCAGACCATGGTAGCTTTGGATATGGACGGAAAGGTGCGAAAGCCCCAGTTTGAGCTGGACAGCGAACAAGTCCGCTACGAGCATCGCTTTGCTCCCTTCAACAGTGTAGTTACTCCCCCACCTGTGCACTACATCCAGTTTAAGGTAAAGTCACTGTGTGACCTATTCGGCAGACCTCCTGTCCCATCTCTCAaacttattttgcttttcttccccTCTTCAGGAAATGTCGGATCTGAAGAAGTACAATCCTCCACCAGGTTCTGCAGACCTCTACCTGGCTGCCAGCAAACACTTCCAGCAGGCCAAGCTCATCCTAGAAAGTGTACCAAACCCAGACACTGAGGTCAGGAAGTCAATCTGGTGTTAATCTGTTATGGTGGatcatttttcagcttttgtaaGCTCTAAAAGTAGATAAATATTCAAGTATCagtaaataattcaattcctaCAGTAATGAAATTTGATGCCTAGAAGGATcagcagtattttaaataaaaatacctggTGGTTTATAATGTTTTTGATCAAACATTAATCCCTATTGCCAATCTATTAGTGCAATTATTGTCATGTTGGAACgacaacacatttatttcttctcCATTATTTATGGCTAtcaataacaaataataaattattgatgGCAGGTAAACCGCATACTGAAGGTGGCCAAGCCCAACATAGTAGTGATGAAGCTTCTAGCCGGGGGCCACAAGAAGGAAACCAAGGTAACGCAATTACAATGAAAATATCTTGGAGCTATTTCAAAATGTCGActagtttatgtttttaaaaagaaagtagtctgttttctgtcaagtACTTTTTTAGCTGTTGTTATGCATCAGCTCTATTTCATTGGAGTgtgatgaattttattttcttgtatctTCAGGTGCTGCCAGAGTTTGACTTCTCCGCTCACAAATATTTCCCTATTGTCAAGATAATTTGAATCCCTCAGTCCGGCACCAGAAGTGTTCAAACGCCCTGACCCAGTCCATGTTGGAACGATAATAAAATCACCCAGCTGTAACATCACGTAGAGctgtgtcttgtttttatttctgagttaGAACTACTTTCTCAGTTATTGAAATAGTATAACTATTTCAATATACcccacaaaagaaaacacctcATCACAATTTGTCATGTCCAGATGACACTTTAACTAAGTAAACTCACATGAGTGACACTTAGACTCACATTTCTAGGAAACCTTTAAAGGCTTCCTAGGAGTTCTGTACTTTAGTACTTGTGaagtaaaaaatgttcttgccaCCAAGAACTTTGGTCTTGTTCCAGCAgccttaagtaaaaaaaaaaaaaaagtttctctgttctgttttggtttatctttttttttttttttttgctgctattCTTAGTTGCATCAGCAGTTATTGAGAAGAGGATTCTAGGAAGCAAATCCTGCACAAACAAGAGGAGCTGTCATATCCAGATAACATCTGTTCAGGTCGGGAAGTCCTGTGGAGGCGCTCTGCTCAACCCCCACTGGGTCGTCACAGTCAGACCTCACTGGGTTTTACATTATTCAAGATTATTCAACATCTTCTTCAGCTACAAACAAGgaattttgcttgtttattgaaaagaaaatttaaccAGCTGTAAAGTAATTAAAGTGAACATGGCAAAGTATAAAATACAGCCACCCTGTACAATGaacctttttaaattacagtaaataatAACTCAACGAGTCTCAATGGATAAGCCTTATGACTTATTGATAGTTTTGATCTTGAGTATAAAGTGCACTGTTTAGAagataaattttgttttacttttttttttttacatgtcaaaaaggaataaaaatagaGTCTGTAACAGTATAGAACAGGCTATACTAAGATGCATGTTAATGTGTGAGGAACTGCACCCCTCTGCTTTAGCTCCTTTCATTGAGAGGTCCCAACACACTTTCTGCTCAGAAAGGTAACACTTACCCAGCTATCTGCGCCTGCGGTACTTAGACCCCAAGTCTGCAGAGTGTTCACCTCAGAGAATCTGTTTAATTGGTTACCAGTGAAACTCGCCTGGAAGGCATGCTacatttttggtattttattagTCAGACTAAAACTTTGATCAATATGTAAAACATAGCTAAGCCTCCATCCAGTGTCTATGCCACTTTATCTATATCCTTGCAGGACATGGAGGCTGGTGTCTGTCTCCAGGAGTCACTGGGTGAAAGGCGGGGTGCAGAGAATGGTTGCCATTCCATCACACAGCAattatgtttttggactgtagaAGATCAAGGGCTAAGGATCCACATGCAGTACAACCACAAGTTAGATTAGAATCAGAGaccttctttttatttgctccTCCATCAAACAAACCAATAAATGGGCTATTTATAATGCAGAAAGTTAAGCCCTTCTTGAGAATCCTGCTGAATCTGAGGTTGCCTGTACTTCAGAGCCCTCTGCTAATTTCCATCTCCAGCTTGGTGATCCCTCCATTCTATtcagggaagaggaggaggaggaggagaaaactcCCACGTGCTCTGTCCAGTTGAGGCCCACACATCAGAGGACACCACGGAGAGCGCAGCGAACTCGGACAAGATCCAGATCTCCTCTGACTGAGGCAGCACTAGAAACACGGGCTGGACAGTGGAACACTGAAGAGGACGCAGATGCAGCCCCTGTTGTAAGCCGCTTTCAACCAAGGAGAACACCAGGACCACAGATGGATCTGATGTCCAACCACAGTCCAAGtgagctgtttttgttgttttttgcagctGATACAGTCAAAACCATCTGTGACAACACAAACAGATATGCTGcaaaaaatcaagcaaatggaaAATGCCAATGTGCCTTCTGATTGACAGAAACTGCTTTGCACAGTGGCACaagtaatttgttttgtcttgtggCACCCATTTTGCAAATACTGTAAATAGTTGAAAGTGGGGGCTGagctaacatttaaaaatgtgggGAAATTAATTGTATGATGTGACACTGGATATTAGAAATAGTTTGATGATGTAGTTTGAAAAGTGGAAGTGAAACCCGAACATGATAATGGTTTTTCAGTTATGGAAATGAGACCTTGAACGTTCAGATAGCAGACACGTAGCACACTGCAGACAATGCATGAAGTTTTGATAGttctatctttttatttatggaaatgAATGATTGTAAATTGGGCGGCTGGACAAAAGTACTATTTTTTACTATAGTCTTAAGTCatacttttgaaatatttgaaaagcacATCTAAATATAGACACTAAGATGATAGGCTATAGTTTGACTAATAAGCACAAATAAAtaggtaaatattttaattattaaataagatATCTCTGGAATGTACCCATCAGTTCTCCTTCATTGTTTTACCAATCCACTCCATGTACTGACAGATGTCCAGCATTACAATGGACTTAGCACATGTATCCACAGGCTGGCTAACAATAATTCCTTGTAGATGTCCGTCGTACTCCACAGCTGAGCCTGCATCGCCCTTTAACACACAAATCACAGGCAGGATTGTTTTACATGTGGAACagtgtagaaaaacaaaacaaaagtgttatATGTTTATATCAGTAGAATGGTTGTCTTACAAAGCAGGACTCCACTCCAGCTTTGAAGGCACAGATTGTAGATTCTCCCTTGCTGTATTTACTGTCAGGTTTATCATTCTCTCCACACTCAGTGATCTCTGTGGTGGCACATCTTACCTCACCAACAGGTTTACCGCCTGATAAAAACAAAGGTCCTGAAATGTTACTTccttttaccaaaaataaattgtttcatttatgactagctttttttatattcttacCTTTTGCCTTTGCTCCCATTCCTCCAATCTGCACTTTAGCTTTTGGCTCTAGCTTTGTGCATGCTCCTGAAGGGAGGCTGATGGTGGGAAGTTTGGCTGACATGTCCTCATTCAGATGGATGAGCATAATGTCATGGGCATTTCCTTCTTCATCTTTGAAGGTGTGCTGCTGTTTGGCCAGAATAGTTTGTTCGTGTTTTTTGGAGTTGCCTTTTAACCAAGAGAAAGCTTTTGTAAAAATGGACACATCATTGTTTATGCCCAGCTTCACGGTGACCgtcctgcaaaaaacaaaattgtagtGAAATTATTGGATGGAATCACCTCAAACAGTCTCATCAAACACACGCTGCAAAGTCAGTAAttcaaaaaagtaaagaaaagtaCAAGCAAAAGAGAACTGCGGATGTCTTACTGCTCTGCACAGTGAGAAGCTGTGATGACCCAGCGGGTGTTGAGCAGAGCGCCTCCACAGGACTTCCCGCCCTGAGCGGATTCTATCTGGACATGGTACTGCCGATTCTTGCCACAGGATGCACTCCCAAGAATCCTCTTCTCAATAGTGTTTGATGCAGCACctgaaaaggaagaaacaatAGCCCTTCAGCGTGCCACAAGtatcaaacacacaaagcagaatGTCTACCAAACAACTTCCCGCCAAGGTCCAAGTAACCggagaatgaaaacaaactcacCTGCAACCAGCAAAAGGAATACAAAGCAACGCTCCATCGTGGTTCTTCTTGATGTCGTTCACATCTGGTGACTGATGCTCTGTCTTTTATAGGCCTTATCAGATTCTgggggactttttttttttttttccttcgcCGTAGGCTAGTCTGGTTAGGCAGCCAATTACAAGTTCCCTTCAAACCTGTTTTATCATGGTGCATCAGTCAAATGAACCGAACAGCACCAAAGATAAACAGAGGAATAGATGTCTTAAATTAATGGTTGCTACTGGACAGCAGCAACGTTTTAGCAACAAGAAACAAATGAGGACAACCTCGTTCTAAAAGAAGTTCCTGTAAAGGTCACAGTAGGTTTTGTGATAttgttgtggaacattaatGTGCAGCAAGGTTTTATGTCATTATTAtagatgtgaagtttgtcaaaacttatttattcttaaaatttaTGACTGCTCGTCCCCTCTTCCTCTCATCATCTGTTACTGTTGATGTTAACCACCAACTTGATTTCCTCTTTTGTCAGAATGAATACAATGAACCTGAATGTGTCTGCCATGAAGTCAACCTACTGGACCTGAGATGAACAAAGAAGTGTTCATGCATTCAAGAAATTTTAATACATAGTCATATgcaatgaattaaaatatattttctgattaGGTTTCTTGTCAGATTAAACATGTCTTTTGAAAATAGCCTTAAAGCAAGAATTAAACCTACTTTTCATATGTATCAAGTAAGAGTTACTGTATGacatagtatttttttatttatttacttttgcagAGAACTGTATCTGTGAGAGTTTCGAGTGTCCAGTAAACCTATTGTTCATACAGCAGCATAAAGTTCACACTTTATCCCTCTAGCCTAAATTTATTGCTGCATTTAAAAAGTTGCATCTGGCCAATGGAGGATCAgtttatggaaaataaaactactgGGAGAGTTGTTGTTTACTTATAAAGTGAATCAGATGAAGATCAGTCCACTccaagttaaattaaattaaaaattttcacAGATGAATAAAATCAAGAGCAAAAAAAGCCTAGCTGACAATTTATGGCCGTCAGTACACAGTTAAATactgctaaaaaaatatatcccaGTAGACTGAAAAGAAGTATGCTTTCAGTTTATAGTCCCACTTGCCGATcttgaatattttaaactgagaaCAAAGCAATGAGCTAACAAATGTTCTTTGTACACCTCGCTTTGCATTTGAAATAACTATATTATTTAAATACTGCGgtacatttttatctgaaatcaCACATAGataattattcaaatgttttatgacCAAATAGATTGTGTTCTTTCACATTGccattaaaagtttaaattttgcTCAAGCAAAGTCCTGTGGTTTAAAAGGTGAATTCAGGCATTCTGATGGCAAAACATGTTGCATTTGCTAGTTATAGTGCATTCCTCTCTgacaatcaaaataaaatgggtttttttctccagacATTGTTCAGAAGAACAATGTAGTGtgaataaaaaggaaagttaaactaaaatgatgggtaaaagaaaatgtggaagaaaactgaacacTGCCCTTCTAATAGAAGACATATCAACTAAAATGGCAAAACGTCTAATCTAATGATCAAATGTTGGGTAATCAGTGAAGGCATATGGTTAACTATGTTTGTTGCTTAAATTAGAAGATGCTGTTCTGAAGCCCAGCTATCAGCAGAAAGACCTCAAAAAGCTACAAGAACATATTCGCTGGTCAAAATAGAAACAATGCAACAATTGTGCAacgacagaagaaaaaaatatcactttggTTACAAGAAGTCGCataaataatactaataaaacattttttattcaactctattgcaaacaaaacaacatgattatttaaatctttcattttagaagtaaaataaagtcatagcaacaaatcaaatgaagcaaaacaaaaaaataaaaaacatattttcctttaaGGTTAGCATATTtgcattttagaaaacttttttctttttttattaattttttcacacAGATAAAGTATTTGAACATCACAATTAAACTGTCTAAACTCTACATGAACAGACATtagtaaaatatgtaaaagcagaaagaaaacagaaacaatcttGTATTTGAGGATTTTCATTGGCAGTTTTCCATCAAGGCTGAAATTGTACCTTAAATAACTCTggtaaaattattacattacagGCTCTCTGCTTATTAGCAAGTACGTCACTTTGTGATTCCACCTGAACTGtttgacattttcctttaaactgTGGCAACTTCTTCCTTtggattataaaaataaacaaagatgcTTAATGAATTAACAGATCTCCACAATTTGCTAGGGTTTTGTGTCAGATCTTATAATTCAGCatattaaaagataaaagaaaaaagacaaaatatgaagATTAAGAAGTTTGTATGAGttcaaaaatgctgcaaaaaggtttagatttcagaaaaagttagttttattcacatttagaacatttttggaGTTTTGTCCTGTATTTCCCATGAAAATGCTGAATGCGTTTGGTGAAAATGGCAAAAGCGTTTAAAGCCAACTGCTGAAGACTTGCAGAAAGGTAAGAAATAGTTCATGCAGTGTGAAAAACCCatgtaaaagtcaaaattagcTGAAAAGCTAAAACTAGCTAGAATACTAATGATAACATCTAGGCTACCAct
This region includes:
- the LOC122827933 gene encoding cationic trypsin-like gives rise to the protein MERCFVFLLLVAGAASNTIEKRILGSASCGKNRQYHVQIESAQGGKSCGGALLNTRWVITASHCAEQTVTVKLGINNDVSIFTKAFSWLKGNSKKHEQTILAKQQHTFKDEEGNAHDIMLIHLNEDMSAKLPTISLPSGACTKLEPKAKVQIGGMGAKAKGGKPVGEVRCATTEITECGENDKPDSKYSKGESTICAFKAGVESCFGDAGSAVEYDGHLQGIIVSQPVDTCAKSIVMLDICQYMEWIGKTMKEN
- the naa35 gene encoding N-alpha-acetyltransferase 35, NatC auxiliary subunit; the protein is MVMKSAVEDDDTGWVLGIPEKMKNNANWVDITHEFKGACKELNLGELLHDKLFGLFEAMSAIEMMDPKMDAGMIGNQVNRKVLNFEQAIKEGAIKVKELSLPELIGIIDTCFCCLITWLEGHSLAQTVFTCLYVHNPDLIEEPALKAFALGLLKVCDIAREKVNKAAVFEEEDFQAMTYGFKMANNVTDLRVTGMLKDVEDELQRKVKSTRSRQGEQRNPEVELEHQQCLALFNRIKFTRLLLTALIAFTKKETSSVSEAQKLVAQAADLLPPIHSSIQYGIQSQNDTTKGDHPIMMGFEPLVNQRLLPPTFPRYAKIIKREDMVAYFSKLIERVKTVCDVVNTTNLHGILDFFCEFSEQSPCVLSRSLLQTTFLIDNKKVFGTHLMQDMIKDALRYFVSPPVLSYKCCLFNNHQAKDYIDSFVTHCSRPFCNLIQIHGHNRARQRDKLGHILEEFATLQDEAEKVDAALHSLLMKLEPQRQHLACLGTWILYHNLRIMIQYLLSGFELELYSMHEYYYIYWYLSEFLYAWLMSTLSRADSSQMAEERILEEQLKGRSSKKTKKKKKVRPLGKEITMSQAYQNMCAGMYKTMVALDMDGKVRKPQFELDSEQVRYEHRFAPFNSVVTPPPVHYIQFKEMSDLKKYNPPPGSADLYLAASKHFQQAKLILESVPNPDTEVNRILKVAKPNIVVMKLLAGGHKKETKVLPEFDFSAHKYFPIVKII